ATTGTATAAATTTATTTTGTTATTTTTTTTTGTATAACTTACATAAATTATTATATTCAATATCTATCTTTTTTTTAAGACCCTTTGGACCTATTTTTGTTAATTCACTAGCTGAATAATAATTAATTAAAGCATTTAAAATTTTATTTCTAGCTGATTGTTCATCTAATTGTGAAATAATTTTGATATCTGAAAAAGAAATAAACATTTTCTTTTCCTGTTTTTTTAATTTTTGAGATAACTTCATTTTTTTAGATAAATAATTATTTATTTTGGATTTTGAAATATTGCATAACATAAAAAACATAGGTGTCAAAAATATTTTTTTAGGTATATAATTACTAATGGAAGTATTTTTTATTCTCCTGCATTTAACAAAACCCATTGGTTCTAAAAATTCGTTTATCAAACGTGAGGCACGAGTAATAGATTTATTTCCAGAATCTGAAAAAGTAGACAATCCACATTCATCTGCTAATTTTTCAATAGAAGCTTCGACTAGTTTAGAATCAATATTAAAATAGTACAACATGGCTGATACTATGGCTCTCATAGCACACGCTCGATGTTCATTTAATCGTCTAAATCGAGGTAAAATATTACCAGTTTTAGGATCTATAGGCAATAAAGTATGATTTAAACTGCTTCTAGCAACGTCTATTTCAGATGCTTTTTTCATTGCATAACAAATAAATGTAGATCTTTTTTTCTCATTTTTAGGTGGATTAAAAACTGGTTTAGGATTATATATATAATTTTTTCTAGGCACTAAATACACTTGATTAAGGTAAAATATATTTTTAAAAAGAAGCATTTATGATAAATAATGTATTATATTTAAAAATAAATTACAATTTTCTGAATATAACATTGCGATCAAAAAAATTCAAATTTTTATTATTTTTAAAAATTAGTGGAGAACATGTTTTTTTTTACTCATTTTATCAATATATGCCATTCCAAAAGCTGATAATACAAAAGTTAAATGAATTATAACACACAACATAATTTTGTTATCTAATATTTTCTCTGCTTCCATAAAAAGACGTAAAAGATGTACAGAAGATATAGCAACTATAGAAGATGCCACCTTGTTTTTAATTGAATTTACATCCATAGTACCCATCCATCCCAATCTTTTTTGATTATCTTCCATATCCATTTTGGAAATAAAATTTTCATAACCAGAAAACATCACCATTACTAATAATCCACCAACTAAGGCAATATCAATTAAAGACAATACAACTAAAACTAATCCAGATTCAGACATAGATATAATATCTGGAATAATAAATATAATTTGCTGAAAAAATTTTAATGTTAACAATATAAATCCAAATGATAAACCTACATATACAGGAAACATTAACCACCGAGAAGCATATATAGTTCTTTCAATAATTTTTTCCATTTTTTTTCCTAATCGTTTTTTCAAAAAAATACTGTTTTTCTATAATTTAAACAAGAAATCATTAAATTTTTAATAAGTTATATTGAAAATAATTAAAATTTATGTTAAGAGTATCTATTACTTTTATAAATTATATTTATTCATAAAAAAAAATAAAAGTAAAGTATATATTAGAAAATATAAGAACATATATAAAATATTGATTTTATCATGCATAAACATTAACCTTCTACTACTTTAAAGTATCATTTTATGATATCAAGAAAATGTTATATACATAATCCTAATCCAAGATTTGTACCACCAAAAAATAATAAACGTCGACCTTATTTTATTTGCCATGCAATGAAAAAAGCATCGGAGATAGATGTTGCACGATGCGAATTAACCTATTTTTTACAGATTAAAAAAACTCAAAATAGTAATTCTTTAAAAACATTTAGAAGATTGAACGAACATCGAGCATGTGCTATGAGAGCAATGGTTTTAGCTATGCTTTATCACTTTAATATTTCTTCTGAATTAGTTCAAGCATCTGTTGAACAATTATCTGATGAATGTGGTTTGTCTACATTATCTAAAGCAGGCAATAAATCTATTACTCGTGCTTCTAGATTAATTACTAATTTTATGGAACCTATGGGGTTTGTTACTTGCAAAAAAACATGGGATAAAATATTAGGTAATTATATGCCTAAAATGATTACATTAACTCCTTTGTTTTTTATGTTACTTGATATTTCTGAAAAAAATTTAATAAATGCTAAACAACAGCAGTTAGGATGGATTAATAAAAATCTTATTAGTAAAGGTCTTAAACCAATTACTATGCTGGATGCTAAAAGACGTTCTAAAGATGCTCAAATTAAAAATATTTTTAAATATAGAATATCTAGACATGCTTTCTACAAGAAAAAGAGAAATGCACAACGTTTAATTTCTTTAGATGAAAAAGAAGCTAGACAAACAATTCTTCGTGCTTTAGTAGCTAAATATTCTATTAGTGAGTTGACTAAATTAGGTCCTAATGGATTAAAAAAACAAGTTAACATCAGTTATTATTATTTACGGAAAATAGCTACAAATACGTATCCTGATAATTAAAAGTTTTTTTACCAAGAGAAAATTTATACGTTTTTTACGTAGAATTTCTATTTTTTAGAATTTACTATTTTCATTTGTTTTTTTTGATTTCCTTTCATTTTTAAAAAAAAAATCTCTAAAGAAAAAATTTATGCGTTTTTTTACGTAGAATTTCTATTTTTTAATTTTACCATCTCATTTTTATCTTTTTTTTAGTTTTGTTTTTTAAATAAATGCATGTTGTTTTTTTTAATAAATGCTTTTTATATAATAAATGCAAAATAACAATGTTTTTAATCTTATATAAAAAAATAAATAAACATGTTAATTTTAAAAAAAAAAATAGCGAAGGTTTTATATATAAAACCTTCGCTATTTTTTTTTAAATTAAGTTAAAAATAAGATTTAAATCTTCTTCTATTTAAAATAAAATCAGGTATATGCTCTTCATAAATCTTAATATCTTTTAAAAATTTCATGGTTAGATCAATACTGTCTAAATTATTTAATAAACAAAATCGATAAAAATCATCTAATTCAAATGAAAAAACGTTTCCATTTATAAAAATTTTTTTATCAACTAAGTTTACTGTACATTTAATACCTATATTTTTTTTGATAATATCAAAAAGAAAATCAATTTCCTGATTTTTTAAAGTAATTAAAAGGAGTTTATTATTAAAACTATTATTATAAAAAATATCAGCGAAACTAGATGATATAATTACTTTAAAACCATAGTCTAACAAGGACCAAACAGCATGCTCTCTTGATGATCCGCAACCAAAATTCTCTCTAGTTAATAAAATACTAGCATTTTTATAAATTGTTTTATTTAATATAAATTTATTATTTTTTTTTAATTGATTTTCATCAAAAAAGCGCCAATTATGAAATAAAAATTTACCAAATCCAATTTTATTTATTCTCTTTAAAAATTGCTTAGGAATAATAATATCTGTATCTATATTAGATACATCTAGGGGGGCAACAACACCAGTATGTTGAGTAAATTTAAACATTTTTTAATTAATCTCGCTATTATCTATTTTTCTAATATCAAAAAAATTTCCATATATAGCAGCTGCTGCAGCCATAATAGGACTAACTAAATGTGTTCTACCACCGCGACCCTGTCTCCCTTCAAAATTTCGATTACTAGTAGAGGCACAACGTTCACCTTCATTTAATCTATCTTTATTCATTCCCAAACACATAGAACAACCTGGTAACCGCCATTCAAAACCTGAATCAATAAAAATTTTATCTAAACCTTCATTTTCAGCTGTTCTTTTAACTAAACCAGAACCAGGTACAACAATTGCTTTTACATGACTAGAAATTTTTTTATTTTTAAGTATTTTTGATGCTGCACGTAAATCTTCTATGCGAGCATTAGTACAAGAACCAATGAAAACTTTATCAATTTTAATATCTGTTAAATAAGTTCCTGGTTTTAAACCCATATATTTACAAGCAGATCTTGCAAGATCTCTTTTTATTAAATTATCAAAACCATTAAAATCAGGTATTTTTTGATCAATTGAAATTACTTGATCTGGATTAGTTCCCCAAGTAATTTGAGGTGAAAGATCTGATATATTTAAACAAAAAACTTTATCAAAATAAGCATCTTTATCAGATTTTAAAGTTTTCCAATAATTTATTGCCTTTTTCCAAAATTCACCATAAGGTGAATACATTTTATTTTTTAAATATGAATATGTAGTTTCATCTGGTGCAATTAATCCTGATTTTGCACCCATTTCAATTGCCATATTACAGATTGTCATTCTTTCTTCCATATTCATTTTTGTTATTACATCACCACAAAATTCGATTACATATCCAGTACCTCCTGATGAACCTAATTTTCCTATAATAAATAAAATTACATCCTTAGCAGTAACAAATTTCTTTAGTTCTCCTGTAATC
This window of the Buchnera aphidicola (Hyperomyzus lactucae) genome carries:
- the repA gene encoding plasmid replication initiator RepA, whose protein sequence is MPRKNYIYNPKPVFNPPKNEKKRSTFICYAMKKASEIDVARSSLNHTLLPIDPKTGNILPRFRRLNEHRACAMRAIVSAMLYYFNIDSKLVEASIEKLADECGLSTFSDSGNKSITRASRLINEFLEPMGFVKCRRIKNTSISNYIPKKIFLTPMFFMLCNISKSKINNYLSKKMKLSQKLKKQEKKMFISFSDIKIISQLDEQSARNKILNALINYYSASELTKIGPKGLKKKIDIEYNNLCKLYKKK
- a CDS encoding TIGR00645 family protein, which codes for MEKIIERTIYASRWLMFPVYVGLSFGFILLTLKFFQQIIFIIPDIISMSESGLVLVVLSLIDIALVGGLLVMVMFSGYENFISKMDMEDNQKRLGWMGTMDVNSIKNKVASSIVAISSVHLLRLFMEAEKILDNKIMLCVIIHLTFVLSAFGMAYIDKMSKKKHVLH
- the repA gene encoding plasmid replication initiator RepA — translated: MISRKCYIHNPNPRFVPPKNNKRRPYFICHAMKKASEIDVARCELTYFLQIKKTQNSNSLKTFRRLNEHRACAMRAMVLAMLYHFNISSELVQASVEQLSDECGLSTLSKAGNKSITRASRLITNFMEPMGFVTCKKTWDKILGNYMPKMITLTPLFFMLLDISEKNLINAKQQQLGWINKNLISKGLKPITMLDAKRRSKDAQIKNIFKYRISRHAFYKKKRNAQRLISLDEKEARQTILRALVAKYSISELTKLGPNGLKKQVNISYYYLRKIATNTYPDN
- the leuD gene encoding 3-isopropylmalate dehydratase small subunit, with amino-acid sequence MFKFTQHTGVVAPLDVSNIDTDIIIPKQFLKRINKIGFGKFLFHNWRFFDENQLKKNNKFILNKTIYKNASILLTRENFGCGSSREHAVWSLLDYGFKVIISSSFADIFYNNSFNNKLLLITLKNQEIDFLFDIIKKNIGIKCTVNLVDKKIFINGNVFSFELDDFYRFCLLNNLDSIDLTMKFLKDIKIYEEHIPDFILNRRRFKSYF
- the leuC gene encoding 3-isopropylmalate dehydratase large subunit, whose amino-acid sequence is MKKTLYEKIYDAHVIHKEEKNRSILYIDLHLLHEVTSPQAFNSLREKNRIVRQPQKTFATMDHNVSTENNDINASGSMAKIQMEQLIKNCQDFSIELYDLKNPNQGIVHVIGPEQGMTLPGMTIVCGDSHTSTHGAFGALAFGIGTSEVEHVLATQTLKQERFKTMKIEITGELKKFVTAKDVILFIIGKLGSSGGTGYVIEFCGDVITKMNMEERMTICNMAIEMGAKSGLIAPDETTYSYLKNKMYSPYGEFWKKAINYWKTLKSDKDAYFDKVFCLNISDLSPQITWGTNPDQVISIDQKIPDFNGFDNLIKRDLARSACKYMGLKPGTYLTDIKIDKVFIGSCTNARIEDLRAASKILKNKKISSHVKAIVVPGSGLVKRTAENEGLDKIFIDSGFEWRLPGCSMCLGMNKDRLNEGERCASTSNRNFEGRQGRGGRTHLVSPIMAAAAAIYGNFFDIRKIDNSEIN